Part of the Paenibacillus sp. JNUCC32 genome is shown below.
TATAAGGGTTGTTCTGATACTGCTCATACAGTGAAGCCCAAGCGCCTCCGCCAGCACCGATAATAGGGTAGTCAGCCAGAACTTTCATGGCATCCTTGTAGAATGTCAACCGTTCAAGGACACTATGTTGGTTGAAGTTAATGTTTTCGAGCCGGACGCTTATATTTTGTGGCAATACATTTTTGAGATTGGTGCCGATGAATAGGAATATCAGCAAGCCACCCAAAACTAAGGAACCGATGGGAATCCACATGTTGGAGGCTTTTTTAGTGGACCAATTGCTTAATGCTTTCTCCAGTTTTGGAGCAATGAAACTTTGAATGACCCATCCAAGAAGTCCTACAATAGCGGACGCACCGAGTAAAATGCCCCAACCTTTAAGGGCGCCACTGCTGCTGAAAGCTTCATTTAAACTCAAGCCCAGCTCTGTTACCGGTTTGGAAATGATCAGCGAAGCCACACCCGCTATACCGCAGTACAGTATCCACAATATTTGTTTAGCTGGCTTCAAGAATAGGAGCAGCAGAACAAATACTACGGGCAGCATGACCAGACCACCACGAGACAATGTTAACAACAGCGATACAATGATGGGTACCAGCATAAAGCTGTGGAAGGCTTTGCCGTACCATTTTTTTGATTTCGTAGCGAAAAAGACTGCTGCAAATAAGAAAGCCATGAGAAAAGCAGCATAAGTATTCGCGTATTGGAACACCGAGGTCAGACGGAGACCGTTAGAGTCAGTCATTACAGCATGAGTATATGTACCGTTTAGGACCGTGTTAGAAAACCATTTCGCAATGGTACCTGCAGTCTTGCCCTGGCCAAACCAATGAAGTAGACCGAAACCAACAATAAGATATGCTACGGCCATAATTGTATTTTGAATGATTCGGTTCCCTAACTTGTCACGGAGTACGTACAAGCCAATGATGAACATAATGGCATAAATACAATTTATGATGATCATATTCATGGCAAGACTATGGGAAGCGGCGCTGATGAGGGATAGTATGTAAGTTAGAGGCAGTAATAGCACACCAACAGCAAGCCAATCTCTTTCATCCTTGAGTTTGATTTGTTTATAGTATTGCGCTGTCCAAAGAAACATTAGGAGACATGCTAAAATAGCAGCCCAGAAGATTGGTTTCTCGAATTGCAACTCTTGACCATTGAATAGAGCCGTTTGGAATGGTGTCCATGTCAGAAACAAGATAATTCCTGATATTAACACCCAAAACAAAGCAGACTTCTTTCCTTCTATCCTCGACTCAGCGGCTTTTTTACCGTATACTGGATTCGACAACGTATTTAGCTCCTTTTCTTGTAGATACGACAATATTTTAGCATAATGACTTGAAGGGAGCTAGGGAACACGTATCTTTCTTAGAAGAGAAGAAAAAAAAGTACAATCATGCGAGGGAAAAGAATGGACAATCATATCAAGAAGTATCTAATGAATTTT
Proteins encoded:
- a CDS encoding O-antigen ligase family protein, yielding MSNPVYGKKAAESRIEGKKSALFWVLISGIILFLTWTPFQTALFNGQELQFEKPIFWAAILACLLMFLWTAQYYKQIKLKDERDWLAVGVLLLPLTYILSLISAASHSLAMNMIIINCIYAIMFIIGLYVLRDKLGNRIIQNTIMAVAYLIVGFGLLHWFGQGKTAGTIAKWFSNTVLNGTYTHAVMTDSNGLRLTSVFQYANTYAAFLMAFLFAAVFFATKSKKWYGKAFHSFMLVPIIVSLLLTLSRGGLVMLPVVFVLLLLFLKPAKQILWILYCGIAGVASLIISKPVTELGLSLNEAFSSSGALKGWGILLGASAIVGLLGWVIQSFIAPKLEKALSNWSTKKASNMWIPIGSLVLGGLLIFLFIGTNLKNVLPQNISVRLENINFNQHSVLERLTFYKDAMKVLADYPIIGAGGGAWASLYEQYQNNPYTSTQAHNFFLQYLIEVGLIGFLVFMSFIVYIFYKYIRGYVQTDDEGRNSHFLYLILVLSILIHSILDFNMSYVFMGILVFLGLGGMASVMNSKPIKKWNVQDSTARNIYSAIVGLASIILLITSIRYVQAAEAGLEARKIVQVSTSFEEIKAPLDKDLSVRPSHPESVLLLNSLYQSLYQQSQDEGFFQLSTNLLNQVLEDEPHNKSMLNQLVKSYEMNKQPEQAYEILINNAYKFKWDINWYEQIINKGYDLGMKALGEGDTAGKEKYFNSATSAFDKVQEGIKHLATLPEGQFQGNPFENTPDMILHAGKMYFMMNQPEQASEALKLGIQEDLSQSTQQEIVRWYLAALQKQNLSDDALMEKLTQVDPNAKDNVQQLANLQF